CACGACCTCGACCGCCGACGCGGCACCGACGAGCGGGTACCGCGGGGACTCGGCCGCGTTGAGCGCCTCGATCAGCAGGGTCGCCCCCACCCGGTCACAGGCGTGGGCCGCGAGCGTCAGGTTCTCCAGCGCGAGGGCGTCCTGCTCCCACGGTTCCGCGCCGTCGACGCGGTTGCCGTACAGGGCGTTGAGCGCCGTGCACCCCACCGACCGGGCGAAGTCGGCCGCGACGTCGATGTTGGCGCGGAAGCGGTCGGACTCCGCGCCGGGTACGGACAGCGCGCCCCGGTCCGGCCCCGGCAGCTCACCGGCGTAGAAGTTCAGCCCCACCAGCCGGGTGCCGGCGCCGGTCAACGCGGCGCGCAGGGCGTCGAGTCCGTCCGGGTCGGGGGTGGGGGTCGTGGGCCAGGGCCACCACAGCTCGACCGCCGTGAAGCCGGCCGCGGCGGCGGCCGCCGGGCGTTCCAGGAGCGGGAGTTCGGTGAAGAGGATCGAGAGGTTCACATCGAAGCGCTGGTCGAGGAGGCTCATCGGCCGG
The window above is part of the Streptomyces syringium genome. Proteins encoded here:
- a CDS encoding TIM barrel protein codes for the protein MSLLDQRFDVNLSILFTELPLLERPAAAAAAGFTAVELWWPWPTTPTPDPDGLDALRAALTGAGTRLVGLNFYAGELPGPDRGALSVPGAESDRFRANIDVAADFARSVGCTALNALYGNRVDGAEPWEQDALALENLTLAAHACDRVGATLLIEALNAAESPRYPLVGAASAVEVVDRVNAATGLGNARFLMDLYHLSRSGEDLPEAIDRYAGRTGHVQIADDPGRGAPGTGGLDFTELLDRLRKAGYDGWIGLEYKPDGPSADAFGWLHRTG